The following is a genomic window from uncultured Draconibacterium sp..
AGCTATTACAGGCGAAAGATTTCCGCTAAGGGCAAAAGTAATTCCAACGATATTGTAACAGAAGGAAATGAGGAAGCTAAGTTTTACAATGTTCAGCGAGGTTTTTGTGAAGCGGATAAAATTAGCTAGCTGACTAAATTGTTCGGCTTCTAAAACGGCATCGCTGGCTGGAGAGAAGTGGTAAACTTTATCCGCAATCGTCAGGGCCACATCGCTTTGCATCAATGCGCCGGCATCGTTTAATCCATCGCCGGTCATAAGCACGGTATTTCCTTTGTTTTGTCGCGATTTTATAAAGGCTGCTTTATCTCCGGGTTTCTGATTGAAAAGCATGTGCTCTCTATCAAAAAATGACGAGAGGTTTTCGGCTTCGGCATCGTTATCGCCAGAAATAAGAAATAGGCTAAAACGTTGTTTCAATGAGCTTAATACGTTTTTGAAACCCGCGCGGTATTGGTTGCTAATGGTAAAATATCCTTTCAGTTCTCCTTCGATAGCTACATAAACCACCGATGTTTTTTTCTTTTTCGGGGAAGGTGTATTTGTTACGTATTCTTCCGATCCAATTCGCAGATTCAGGTTGTTTGCTTTCCCAAAAATTCCACGTCCGGCCACTTCAACAAAGTGTTCCGGGTTGTGGTATGATGATCCGTTGAACGATTGCGAAAGTGCTGTACTCAGCGGATGAGTCGATTGACGCGTAAGCGAAAAAACAGCTTCTTTTTCCGATTCTGAAAGTTCGGTACCCGAATAAATCACCTTGTTTTGGTTGGGCTGCGTTAAAGTGCCGGTTTTATCAAAAACAATGTTGTTAATGTGCGAAAGTTTTTCAATTACATCGGTGTTTTTGATGTAAAGCCCCCGCTTGCCAAAAATACGCATGGTGTTGCCAAAAGTAAACGGAATGGAAAGTGCTAATGCACACGGACAAGCCACAATTAATACCGCTGTAAAAACAAAAATGGCCGTATGATATTCACCTTTGATGGCCCAAAAAGTAAAGCCCAGGATGGCAACGGCAATAACAATTAAAGTAAAGTATTGGCTAATTCGGTCGGACAAAGTTTTTAGTGAGTCGCTGGGCTTTTCGTACGATTTATCCTGGTTCCAGAGTTTGGTGAGGTGACTTTGGTTCACCTCCTTTTTCACTTTAATGCGAATAATCCCGCCCATTTGGCGTCCACCCGCATAAATGAAATCGCCGGGCTTTTTAACAATCGGTGTCGACTCGCCGGTAACAAAACTGTAATCAATTCGGCCTTCACCGTCAACGAGTTCTGAATCTGCCGGAACAAGCTCTTTGTTGCGGATAATCAACTCATCATCTACTTCGATCTTCTCAATCAGAATGCTTTCTTCAATTTGTTTATTGATCTTGGTAACCGCAATCGGAAAATATGATTTGTAATTCCGGTCGAACGAAAGCGCTTCGTAGGTTTTGCTTTGGTACCATTTGCCTACCAGCAGAAAAAAGATGAGACCCGATAAACTGTCGCTATAACCAGGATTGCCGGTAAAAATTACCTCGTAGCTGGTTACCAGGAAGAGCACAATTATTCCCAGCGCAATAGGCAAATCGATGCTTATGTTCTTTTTCAGCAGGTTTTTAATAGCCGAAATATAATAGTCGCTGCCACTGTAAAATACTACCGGAATGACCAGAATATAACTAAGAATACTAAATAGCGATTGTAATTTGTCGCTCAGCGGTTCGCCGTTAAAATAAGCAGGCAAACTGTAGGTCATTACATTAATAAACACGAAGCCTGCAACGCCAATTTTATACAGAAGTTTTTTGTAGGATTTATCTTCCTTTTTGTCGCTTAAACTTTGCGACAGGTCGGGGATGTAATGAATGGATGCCAGCAGTTCTACAAGCTGTCGAAGCGAGATTTTCTTTTCATCGAAAGTAATGTCAACCTCTTTTCGGGTAAAATTAACAAAGGAATGGCGGATGCCGTTGTGCAGTTTCTGAAGGTGCTCGAGCAACCAAATGCACGAAGCGCAGTGGATAACCGGCACATAAAATTTCACTTTCGAGATGCTACCTTCGGAAAACGAGATCAGTTTTTCCTTTACCTCATCGTTATCTAGAAAAGCATATTTATTGCCGAATTCGGTGGTGGCTTCCACCTTTATTCCCGGTGTTTCTTCCAGGTTGTAGTAATTGTAAAGTTTGTTTTCGTTCAGGAGCTGATAAACCGTTTTACAACCGTTGCAACAAAAATTTAGCTCGTTCCAAACCACTGGATTATTCCCACAATCGGCGCCACAATGTACACAGTTATTTTCCTCCTTTTTCCCCATTTCACAAGGTCTGTTTTCTGCTAATCCACTTTACAACAATCTCCTTTAGTCTCGGTATGCATTTGCGCACTTTCTTTTTCCAGACTTTTTTCAAATTTCTGCTCAATTTTTTGTTTTGGCGGACTTAAATAGGGGATGCCCAAACTTAATCCCCGCAACACAAACAAAATTCCAACAACCACAACCAGTACAGGAATTAGCTTGTTGATCTTCTTGCGTACCGCTAAGCTCATTGCGTTTCCTGCCAGTGAAATAGCCAGTAACATCGGAATTGTTCCCAAGCCAAAAAGGATCATATACAGTGAACCTTCGGCAACACCACCTGTGCCAATGGCTCCGGCAATAGCCATATAAACCAATCCACAAGGAAGCAGACCATTTAGCATGCCAATAAAAAACAGACTTTGAAAGGAACGGATGGAGAACATTTCACCAATTTTCTTTTTCAGTTTTCCCACTGCCGAAAACCAGCTTTTATCCATTTTGTACTGGTTTTTAAAGAGTTTTGGGAATAGCACAGAGATGATCATCAGCGCTCCCATAATCACCGAAACTTTTTGCTGAAAACCGATGAGTTGAAGTCCTTGTCCGAGAAGCCCAAAAATAGCTCCCATAATCCCGTAGGTTATTGTGCGCCCCAGATTGTATAACGTTCCTCCAAATATTTTTTGAGGTATAGTATTTCCGTGAAGTGGCAATGCAATTGCAATAGGTCCACACATTCCGGCACAGTGAAAACTGCCCATTAGTCCTAAAATAAGTGCTGAAATAAAAATTGTCATGATATTATAAATCGAACAAAAGGTTGATATTTTTTTAAAGATAGTGAATTTACTGAATACTTACAGGGCGGTCAACTTCATAGCGTAAACCGTTGGTGTACCACGTAAATTTCAAAATATATCTGCCGGTTATCAATTCGGTTTTTGGGAATTTGATCGATCTGTTTCCCGTCAAAATTTCGTGCCTGATGTCTTTTGTATAATCCGAGGGGCGATATAATTGCATATTGCCTGAATCGATTTTTGTTGCCAGATCATTCTCGATAGTTACTACCATTGCCTCGTTGTTTAGGTTCACATCAAATGACCGGGCAAATGGTTTCGATCGGGCATTTACATTCATCTGTTCGGAATAGTCAACACCTTTTTCGTAATAATCTTTATGCACCAGGTTTACCGGTTGGCGCACTGCAAATACAATAAAAACAGCTGATCCGGCTAAAAACAACGCCAGAAAAAGAAATATCCCTGTACCCCAATTAAACTTCATTTGTTTTTCCTATTTATTATTTCTGTTTCTTTTTTCCTGTCATTTCGACGAAGAATGAGGAGCAATCTATTGCCTTAGAGCCAACATTCTCACTTTGTTCGAAATGACAGTGCTTTTTTACTTTTCTATTGAAAACTGCGACTGTCCACTTTCTCAAGGCCCAACAAAACTGGCTTTATAAGTCTCAATTAATTCATTATTGCTGAAGACGCCAAATTCAACTTCTGTTTTGTCGCTCGTAACTTCGCTTTTTGGCAAGAAAAGAATAAATGTTGATTCGTACATATCCTGATCCTTCAGAATTATCTTATTTCCGGCCATTTGAATTTTGCCATTATGAGAGATAACACGCAATTCAAGCGGAAGTTCGTCGTGTGTTTTATTTACTATTTTAATGTTGTAAACGTTCGATAAAGTAGAATCCTGTTCCTGGTAAAGCAAACCCGGTGAGCGTAAAATAGTTGTTTCCAGTACCGGCCTCGTAAACAGTGTGTATACAAAAAACGAGAAGATAAGCAGCAGCACAACCGAATAAGCGCGATTACGCGTATTCCATATTGAATTTTGCTGACCTTTTATTTGGGCCTCCGAGGCGTAGCGAATTAAACCCGGAGGTTTGCCGGTAACATGCATAATTTTGTTACACTGGTCGATACAGGCGGTGCAGTTGATACATTCAAGCTGCGAGCCGTTGCGGATATCAATTCCGGTTGGGCACACAGAAATACACTGTTTACAATCGGTACAATCTCCATCGCTGTGTCCGCCGCGCGGTTCACCACGTACATAATCGTAAGTAACGGCAATCGATTTCGAGTCGAGCAAAACGCCCTGCATACGTCCGTAAGGGCAGACCATTGTACAAATTTGTTCGCGGAAAAACGAATACACCCAATAAAAAAAAGCCGATACAAGTAACATCACCAAAAAACCGGAAAGGTTTTGGCGGATCGGCTCTTGTATCATTTCAAGCCAACGATCGCTGCCAATAAACCACATCAGAAAAACATTGGTCATGGCAATTGAAATGAGAATGAAAATTCCGTGTTTCAGTGTTTTTTTAACGATTTTTTTTGTGTTCCACGGACTGTTATCTAGTTTGTGGCGCTCGCGGTAATCACCTTCAATTAAGTATTCAATTTTGCGAAATACCATTTCCAGAAATATGGTTTGCGGACAAGTCCATCCGCACCATAATCGACCAAAGGTTACTGTAAACAATACCACAAAAAGAACAAACGACAGCATTAATAGTGCCAGGATAAAAGTATCCTGCGCCCAAAATATGGCTCCGAAAATGATAAATTTCCGGTGGGCAATATCGAGTAAAATCAGTGGATGGCCATTTATCCGAATAAATGGTACACCAATCCAAAACAACAATAGAAAATAGCTAACGATGGTTCGTCGGTTAAACCATTTTCCCGAAGGCTTTTTGGCATATATCCATTTGCGTCCTCCCCGCTCGTCCCAGTTAATGGGGTAGTCTCTGAAGTCGAGTTCTTGATTTGCCATATGTTCAATTTGTAGGTAAAAAAGATGGGAAACAATGTTCCCCAACTCTTTTTATAGAATTTTTCTTTTACTCACATTTTTCTCCTTGCGGATCTTTGGCATTGGCCGGATTTGTTCCTCTGAGCGACATGATATAGCTGGCCACTTTTTGGATTTTTTCATCGCTCATCTGTGTTTTATAAGCGGTCATTCCTTTTGCCGGGACACCATTTTTAATGGTGTTGAAAGCACTCTCAAAATCACATCCGTGTAGCGTGTAATCATCCGTCAGGTTCGGGCCAATTGCATTTCCTTCTCCGTTCATACCGTGGCAGGCCATACAAGCTAAATCAGTGTAAATTTGCTTTCCTTCAGCAAGTGATTTTTCATCGGTAAAAGCAACAAGGTCGTCAGCCGAGAGCGACGCGATCTGGTATTTTGCATCGTGTTTCATTGATTTTTGTGCATATTCTTCATCCTGCGTGTTGCCTTCTTTTAACCAGAAATAATAGGCTCCGTAGATAATCGACCAGCCAATGGTGATATAGAATAACATCATAATCCATCGTGGTGGCGGATTATCCAACTCCTTAATACCATCGTAGTCGTGGTCCATCAGGTGTTCATCCTGCTCCAGTATCTGTTTGTTTTTATCTGACATAGTTGTATTTTTTAAGTATTGATATCGTTAGAATCACCATCCATTAGAATTGAATTCTTTATATCTTCCATTTCCTGGTTTGGAATTCGCATGGTGCGAATAAAGATTACGATAAAGAGTAGTACAAAAATGAGTAATCCGATAATGTAGAAAATCTGGATTCCTTCGATACTTGTTAATAGATTACTTACGATCTTCATATTACTTATTTTGTAGAGTTGTTAAAACGTAACTAGTTAGCTGCGTTATCTGCTTTTCGGAATATTGCGTTTTATACGGCACCATTCCTTTTGCTACATTTCCTTCTGAAATAGAATGGAAAACCTCTGCTGGAGAATTTCCGTGTAGCCATTCATCGTCAACCAGGCTTGGGAAAGTTGCAATTCCCTTGCCATCCGGGCCATGACAAACGACACAGGTTGTTTGGAATATTTTCTCGGCTGCTGCCAGATCTTCAGGACTATCTAAAAGTGTAACTTCTTTTAATGCAGTGGTATCGCTTGCCGAGTTTTGTTGTGTATTCGGAGTATCCGATTCTCCTGCAATATCTTTACCTAGTTTGTGCATGTAGGCAATTAATGCAACGATCTGCTTTTTTGCGTCCGTTTCAATTCCCGATGCTTTTAAATCGGCAACAATTCCTTCTGCTTGTTCCAGATAATCGTCAACGGCTTTTTCGTCGTATCCTTCAGGGTAAGGAACGCCCAGTGTTTGCATAGCCCTGATCTTTTTCGGTGTTTGCGATAGATCGGTGTTTTTAACCGCCAGCCATGCATAATTCGGCATTATCGATTGTTCGTTCATTTTTTGCGGATCCATAAAATGGTTGTAGTGCCATGCTGCATTTTTATACATAGGCCCGCCAACTACTCCGGCGCGTGCCAAATCGGGGCCGGTACGTTTCGATCCCCATTGGAACGGATGGTCATAAACGAACTCACCAATTTTTGAATACTCGCCATAGCGATCGGTTTCCCAGCGGAATGGACGAACCATTTGCGAGTGACATACATAACAACCTTCTTTTACATACAGGTCGCGCCCCTCCAGCTCAAGTGGCGTATAGGGTTTCACCGAGTCTATGGTTGGTACGTTCGATTTTATAAATATCATCGGAATAATCTCTACTGCTCCACCAATAGCCAGTGCAATAAATACCAGGATAGAGAAACGAACACCTCTTCTTTCCATCCATCGGTGAACGGTTTCTTTCATCGGGTTGCGAGCTCCGGCCAATACAAGGGCAGGTGCTTCGGCAGCTTCGTCGTTAACAAAACTTCCGGCAGCCATTGTTTTTGCCAGGTTGAATACCATAATAAGGAATCCAACAAGGAATAAAATTCCTGAAAAAATACGAGCGATGTACATTGGTATCAACTGCGTTACTGTTTCAAGGAAGTTTGGATACTGAAGGAAACCTTCGTCGGTGAAGTTTCTCCACATCAACCATTGAGTAACAGCTGCCCAGTAAAGCGGGATGGCATAAATTAAAATTGCCAGTGTTGACAACCAGAAGTGTGTATTGGCTAATTTCTCGGAGAATAGTTTTGTTTTAAACAGTTTTGGTACCAACCAGTAAAGCATCCCAAATACAAGACCGCCGTTCCAGCCCATACC
Proteins encoded in this region:
- the ccoN gene encoding cytochrome-c oxidase, cbb3-type subunit I, with translation MENQKFNYDNKIVKLFILATLVWGVVGVLVGILAAAQLAFPVFNFGLEFTTFGRVRPLHTNAIIFAFVGNAIFAGVYYSMQKLLKTRMFSDTLSKIHFWGWQTIIVLAAVTLLAGITTSKEYAELEWPIDILIAIIWVVFGWNMIGTIVVRRVQHIYAAIWWYLATFLGVAMLHVVNSFELPISLFKSYSIYAGAQDAVVQWWYGHNAVAFFLTTPFLGLMYYYLPKAANRPIYSYKLSIIHFWSLIFLYMWAGPHHLLYQALPDWAQALGVTFSIMLIAPSWGGMINGLLTLRGAWDRVRDSAALKFMVVAVTAYGMSTFEGPMMSLKSVNQITHFTDWTIAHVHIGGMGWNGGLVFGMLYWLVPKLFKTKLFSEKLANTHFWLSTLAILIYAIPLYWAAVTQWLMWRNFTDEGFLQYPNFLETVTQLIPMYIARIFSGILFLVGFLIMVFNLAKTMAAGSFVNDEAAEAPALVLAGARNPMKETVHRWMERRGVRFSILVFIALAIGGAVEIIPMIFIKSNVPTIDSVKPYTPLELEGRDLYVKEGCYVCHSQMVRPFRWETDRYGEYSKIGEFVYDHPFQWGSKRTGPDLARAGVVGGPMYKNAAWHYNHFMDPQKMNEQSIMPNYAWLAVKNTDLSQTPKKIRAMQTLGVPYPEGYDEKAVDDYLEQAEGIVADLKASGIETDAKKQIVALIAYMHKLGKDIAGESDTPNTQQNSASDTTALKEVTLLDSPEDLAAAEKIFQTTCVVCHGPDGKGIATFPSLVDDEWLHGNSPAEVFHSISEGNVAKGMVPYKTQYSEKQITQLTSYVLTTLQNK
- a CDS encoding heavy metal translocating P-type ATPase metal-binding domain-containing protein; the encoded protein is MGKKEENNCVHCGADCGNNPVVWNELNFCCNGCKTVYQLLNENKLYNYYNLEETPGIKVEATTEFGNKYAFLDNDEVKEKLISFSEGSISKVKFYVPVIHCASCIWLLEHLQKLHNGIRHSFVNFTRKEVDITFDEKKISLRQLVELLASIHYIPDLSQSLSDKKEDKSYKKLLYKIGVAGFVFINVMTYSLPAYFNGEPLSDKLQSLFSILSYILVIPVVFYSGSDYYISAIKNLLKKNISIDLPIALGIIVLFLVTSYEVIFTGNPGYSDSLSGLIFFLLVGKWYQSKTYEALSFDRNYKSYFPIAVTKINKQIEESILIEKIEVDDELIIRNKELVPADSELVDGEGRIDYSFVTGESTPIVKKPGDFIYAGGRQMGGIIRIKVKKEVNQSHLTKLWNQDKSYEKPSDSLKTLSDRISQYFTLIVIAVAILGFTFWAIKGEYHTAIFVFTAVLIVACPCALALSIPFTFGNTMRIFGKRGLYIKNTDVIEKLSHINNIVFDKTGTLTQPNQNKVIYSGTELSESEKEAVFSLTRQSTHPLSTALSQSFNGSSYHNPEHFVEVAGRGIFGKANNLNLRIGSEEYVTNTPSPKKKKTSVVYVAIEGELKGYFTISNQYRAGFKNVLSSLKQRFSLFLISGDNDAEAENLSSFFDREHMLFNQKPGDKAAFIKSRQNKGNTVLMTGDGLNDAGALMQSDVALTIADKVYHFSPASDAVLEAEQFSQLANFIRFTKTSLNIVKLSFLISFCYNIVGITFALSGNLSPVIAAILMPISSVSVVAFATFATRLAGRIKLQKTVKQ
- a CDS encoding cbb3-type cytochrome c oxidase N-terminal domain-containing protein encodes the protein MSDKNKQILEQDEHLMDHDYDGIKELDNPPPRWIMMLFYITIGWSIIYGAYYFWLKEGNTQDEEYAQKSMKHDAKYQIASLSADDLVAFTDEKSLAEGKQIYTDLACMACHGMNGEGNAIGPNLTDDYTLHGCDFESAFNTIKNGVPAKGMTAYKTQMSDEKIQKVASYIMSLRGTNPANAKDPQGEKCE
- a CDS encoding sulfite exporter TauE/SafE family protein, whose protein sequence is MTIFISALILGLMGSFHCAGMCGPIAIALPLHGNTIPQKIFGGTLYNLGRTITYGIMGAIFGLLGQGLQLIGFQQKVSVIMGALMIISVLFPKLFKNQYKMDKSWFSAVGKLKKKIGEMFSIRSFQSLFFIGMLNGLLPCGLVYMAIAGAIGTGGVAEGSLYMILFGLGTIPMLLAISLAGNAMSLAVRKKINKLIPVLVVVVGILFVLRGLSLGIPYLSPPKQKIEQKFEKSLEKESAQMHTETKGDCCKVD
- a CDS encoding FixH family protein, which encodes MKFNWGTGIFLFLALFLAGSAVFIVFAVRQPVNLVHKDYYEKGVDYSEQMNVNARSKPFARSFDVNLNNEAMVVTIENDLATKIDSGNMQLYRPSDYTKDIRHEILTGNRSIKFPKTELITGRYILKFTWYTNGLRYEVDRPVSIQ
- the ccoG gene encoding cytochrome c oxidase accessory protein CcoG produces the protein MANQELDFRDYPINWDERGGRKWIYAKKPSGKWFNRRTIVSYFLLLFWIGVPFIRINGHPLILLDIAHRKFIIFGAIFWAQDTFILALLMLSFVLFVVLFTVTFGRLWCGWTCPQTIFLEMVFRKIEYLIEGDYRERHKLDNSPWNTKKIVKKTLKHGIFILISIAMTNVFLMWFIGSDRWLEMIQEPIRQNLSGFLVMLLVSAFFYWVYSFFREQICTMVCPYGRMQGVLLDSKSIAVTYDYVRGEPRGGHSDGDCTDCKQCISVCPTGIDIRNGSQLECINCTACIDQCNKIMHVTGKPPGLIRYASEAQIKGQQNSIWNTRNRAYSVVLLLIFSFFVYTLFTRPVLETTILRSPGLLYQEQDSTLSNVYNIKIVNKTHDELPLELRVISHNGKIQMAGNKIILKDQDMYESTFILFLPKSEVTSDKTEVEFGVFSNNELIETYKASFVGP